The following are from one region of the Calypte anna isolate BGI_N300 chromosome 13, bCalAnn1_v1.p, whole genome shotgun sequence genome:
- the PPP2CA gene encoding serine/threonine-protein phosphatase 2A catalytic subunit alpha isoform isoform X3, whose translation MELFRIGGKSPDTNYLFMGDYVDRGYYSVETVTLLVALKVRYRERITILRGNHESRQITQVYGFYDECLRKYGNANVWKYFTDLFDYLPLTALVDGQIFCLHGGLSPSIDTLDHIRALDRLQEVPHEGPMCDLLWSDPDDRGGWGISPRGAGYTFGQDISETFNHANGLTLVSRAHQLVMEGYNWCHDRNVVTIFSAPNYCYRCGNQAAIMELDDTLKYSFLQFDPAPRRGEPHVTRRTPDYFL comes from the exons ATGGAACTTTTCAGAATTGGAGGCAAATCACCAGACACAAACTATTTGTTTATGGGGGACTATGTTGACAGAGGCTATTATTCAGTCGAAACAGTCACATTGCTTGTAGCTCTTAAG GTTCGTTACCGTGAACGCATCACAATTCTTCGAGGGAACCACGAAAGCAGGCAAATCACACAAGTATATGGTTTCTATGATGAATGTTTAAGAAAATATGGAAATGCAAATGTTTGGAAATACTTCACAGACCTTTTTGATTACCTGCCTCTAACTGCCTTGGTGGATGGCCAG ATCTTCTGTCTACATGGTGGCCTCTCCCCATCAATAGATACACTGGATCACATCAGAGCACTTGATCGCTTGCAGGAAGTTCCCCACGAG GGTCCAATGTGTGACTTGCTATGGTCAGATCCAGATGATCGTGGTGGCTGGGGAATTTCTCCTCGAGGTGCAGGTTATACATTTGGACAGGATATTTCAGAAACCTTTAACCATGCTAATGGCCTTACGTTGGTGTCAAGAGCTCATCAGTTGGTAATGGAG gggTACAACTGGTGCCATGATCGGAATGTAGTAACAATTTTCAGTGCTCCAAATTACTGTTACCGTTGTGGCAACCAGGCTGCAATTATGGAACTTGATGATACTCTAAAATACTCCTT